Within the Mycobacterium gordonae genome, the region CCCAGCGCGGCTGGGCACCCTCCTGACCGCGATGGTGACACCCTTTGACGCCGACGGCGCCGTGGACGGCGCGGCCGCGGCCCGGGTGGCCACCCATCTGGTGGACCAGGGGTGCGACGGTCTGGTGGTCTCGGGAACCACCGGGGAGTCGCCGACCACCAGCGACGACGAGAAGCGCGAGCTGCTTCGGGTCGTCCTCGAGGCGGTGGGGGACCGGGCGCGGATCATCGCCGGCGCCGGCACCTACGACACCGCGCACAGCATCAAGTTGGCCAAGACCGCCGCCGCCGAGGGTGCCCATGGACTGCTGGTCGTGACCCCGTACTACTCGCGGCCGCCGCAACGCGGGCTGGTGGCGCACTTCACCGCGGTCGCCGATGCGACCGAACTGCCCGTGCTGCTCTACGACATCCCGCCACGGTCGGTGGTGCCGATCGAATTCGACACCCTGCGCGCGCTGGCGGCACATCCCAACATCGTCGGGGTCAAGGACGCGAAAGCCGATTTGCACGGCGCGGGGCAGATCATTGCCGAAACCGGTCTGGCCTACTACTCCGGCGACGACGCACTGAACCTGCCCTGGCTCGCCATGGGCGCCACCGGGTTCATCAGCGTGATCTCCCACCTGGCGGCGGGGCAGCTGCGCGAGCTGTTGTCCGCTTTCAATTCCGGCGATGTGGCGACCGCCCGCAAGATCAACCACTCGGTGGGGCCACTGTGCAACGCGATGAGCCGCCTGGGTGGGGTCACGTTGTCCAAGGCCGGTCTGCGGCTGCAGGGCATCGACGCGGGCGACCCGCGGTTGCCGCAGGTTCCGGCCACACCGGAGCAACTCGACGCACTGGCCGCCGACATGCGCGCGGCCTCCGTTCTTCGGTGATGTGACGTTGAACGAGGAGCTCGCCCCGCCCGGTCCGCTGACCGCGGGCGGGCTGCGGGTCACCGCGCTCGGCGGGATCAGCGAAATCGGCCGCAACATGACGGTTTTCGAGCATCTGGGCCGGCTGCTGATCATCGACTGCGGCGTGATGTTTCCCACCCACGACGAACCCGGTGTCGACCTGATTTTGCCCGATCTGCGTCATATCGAGGACCGGTTGGACGACATCGAGGCGCTGGTGCTCACCCACGCCCACGAGGACCACATCGGCGCGATCCCGTTCCTGTTGCGGTTGCGGCCCGACATCCCGGTCGTCGGCTCCAAATTCACCCTCGCCCTGGTCGCCGCCAAGTGCCGGGAGCACCGGATCAAGCCGGTGTTCGTCGAGGTCAAGGAGGGCCAGAGCAGTCGGCACGGGGTATTCGAGTGCGAGTATTTCGCTGTCAACCACTCCATCCCTGACGCGTTGGCCATCGCCGTCTACACCGGCGCCGGCACCGTCCTGCACACCGGCGACATCAAACTCGACCAGTTGCCGCTCGACGGCCGTCCCACCGACCTGCCCGGCATGTCGCGGCTGGGCGACGCCGGTGTGGATCTGTTTCTGTGTGACTCCACCAACGCCGAGCACCCCGGGGTCGGTCCGTCGGAGAGCGAAATCGGCCCGACCCTGCATCGGTTGATCCGTGGCGCCGATGGGCGGGTCATCGTGGCCTGCTTCGCCTCCAATGTCGACCGCGTACAGCAGATCATCGACGCCGCAGTCGCGTTGGGCCGGCGGGTGTCCTTCGTCGGGCGGTCGATGGTGCGCAACATGGGCATCGCCCGAGAATTGGGCTTCCTGCGGGTGGCCGATTCGGACCTGATCGACATCGCGGCGGCCGAGGAGATGCCGGCCGACCGAGTTGTATTGGTCACCACCGGGACTCAGGGCGAACCGATGGCGGCGTTGTCTAGGATGTCACGTGGCGAGCACCGCAGCATCACGCTGACCGCCGGTGACCTCATCGTGCTGTCGTCGTCGCTGATCCCGGGCAACGAGGAGGCGGTCTACGGCGTCATCGACGCACTGGCCAAGATCGGAGCCCGGGTCGTCACCAACGCCCAAGCGCGGGTGCATGTTTCGGGACACGCTTACGCCGGTGAGTTGCTCTTCCTGTACAACGGGGTGCGGCCGCGCCACGTGATGCCGGTGCACGGTACCTGGCGGCACCTGCGGGCCAACGCGAAGCTGGCCGCCAGCACCGGCGTGCCGGAAGAGTCGATCCTGGTGGCGGAGAACGGCGTCAGCGTCGATTTGGTCGCCGGCAAGGCCAGCATCGCCGGCGCGGTGCCGGTCGGCAAGATGTTCGTCGACGGGTTGATCACCGGCGACGTCGGCGAAATCACCCTGGGCGAGCGGCTCATCCTGTCCTCGGGCTTCGTCGCGGTGACCGTGGTGGTGCAACGGGGTACCGGTAAGCCGGTGGTGACGCCGCACCTGCATTCCCGCGGCTTCTCGGAGGACCCGAAGGCACTGGAACCCGTGGTGCGCAAGGTCGAGGCGGAACTGGAACAGTTGGCCGCCAACAATGTCACCGATCCGATCCGGATCGCCCAGGGCGTGCGTCGCACCGTCGGCAAATGGGTGGGCGAGACCTATCGGCGCCAACCGATGATCGTGCCGACTGTTCTCGAGGTCTGAACCCCTCCGCCAGGGTGAACCACCTCACGACGCGACACGCCGTTGCGGCGGTGGGTATTTCACACTCGGCGGCAACACGGTCCACTCGCTAGATCTTCTCGGCGTACGCCGACCATTCGATCTGCGACGCAGGAAGGGTGCGGCCGGTTGGCTTGACGTAACGCTCGACGAGTTCGTCGGGACCCACCTGCTCCACCAGCCGCCACCCGTACTCTTCGAGGAAGACCGATACCTCTTCGGGGGCAATGCCGAAGTGCCACAACTGACGTCGCTTGCGCACCGAGCGGTACAACGTGGGGGAGCCGTACCTGTCGGTGCCATCGATGAAATCGCGCCGGACGTAGCTGAACGCCATGCGGCTGCCGGTTGCCGTCGGTCGCAGCCCCTCCAGCGTGGCACGCACTGCGTCCTCGGTGAGGTACTGCGTGACACCTTCCCAGATGAAGAACACCCGGTAATCGGTGCGGTATCCGTGCTCGGCCAGCGCGGTCAACAGGTCGTCGCGCTCGAAGTCCACCGCCACCAGACGAACCGAGAGCGGAAGCTCGCCCAGCACTCTGCGCACCGTCCTGGCCTTGCGGGCGATGTTGACCGGTAGGTCCACCTCGAAGACTGGTCTGCGGATCTGGCGGGTCAATCGGTAGGCGCGGGTGTCCAGGCCCGCGCCCAGAATCACCATCGCGTCGATGTCGTCAAGGGCTGCGGCGAGCTTGTCGCCGATAAAGCGTTTGCGGCAAACCAGATTCGCCCACAAGCCCGGCCCAGTTCGCTCGGACGCGGCGATGAACGCCCGCCGAAAAATTGCCGGGGCAGTGGCGTGGACCAGCCAGCGCAGCGGCGCCGGCAGGAAAAGCTCGGCGAGGTCGTCGTCCACCAGTCGGCGCGCCGGCGGTTCGTGCTGCTCGATCGCGGACAGCAGCATCGGTCCGAAGGCGGTGCGGGCAGCGGAATTCCGGGCCATGGGCTACCGCTTGTTCACCGAGCCCGCGTCGACCGGCAGCGTGACGCCGGTGATGTAGCGGGCCTGATCGGACACCAGCCACGCCACGGCGTTGGCGATGTCCTCGGCTTGCAGGATCTGCACCGGCAGCGCGTTGCTCATGCCGGGCGCCCGGCCGGACTTGCCGACCAGATCGGCCAGCCACCGGCGGATGAACTCGTTGTTGATCATTGGCGTGTCGACGCCCGAAGGATGTACCGAGTTCACCCGGATATTATGCGGTGCAAGCAAATTGGCGTAGAGGCGCATCAGCCCGACCAGCCCGTGCTTGGCGGCGGTGTAGCCGATCGATCCGGCGTCGGCACTGCCGACTCCGGCCAGCCCCGCAGCCGAACTGATCAGCACGATCGAACCGCCCTCACCCTGCTCGATCATGGTCGGCGTCGCGACGTCGACCGTGTGGTAGGCGCCGGTGAGGTTGACGTCGATGACGTCGCCCCAGGCGTCGGCCGACTGCATGGGGGCGATGCCGGCGTTGGCGATCACGATGTCCAGCCGGCCGAATTCGTCGAGGCCGGCCTGCAAAGCGGTCGACAGCGAATCGCGGTCCCGGACATCGCCCTGCCGGGCCACGATCCGCCCGCCGGCGTCGTGCACGAGTTTGACCGTCTGCGCCAGGTCTTCAGCGGTGCCCAGCGGGTACGGGACGCTGTCGATCCGTCCGCACAGGTCGACGGCAATCACATTCGCGCCGTCGGCGGCCAGCCGTACGGCATAGGCGCGCCCTTGACCACGCGCGGCACCGGTGATGAAGACCGTCTTGCCTTCCAGCGGCCGGGTCATCAGGCGCGGATTTGCCCTTTATCGGCGTCGCCGGCGGGAACCGGGGCCAGCATCTTGATGTCGGGCGCCCCGGCCAGATGCTCGCCGACGGCGCCGAACATCTTGCCGACCGCCGGCGCGGTGCTGTGGGTCTTGAGCGCCTCTTCGTCGGCCCATTGCTCAACGAAGACAAAAGTCTCGCCGGACTGGTGCAGCGAATACAGCTGGCAGCCGGGCTCGCCGTGCACCTCTTCGACGGCAGTGGTGAGGATGTCGCGCACGGTGTCCACCGATTCGGGCTTCACGGTCAGCGTGGCGACGACGACTACGGGCATGCTGGGGCCTCCTGGCAACTCTGACGGGCGGGATTTGAGCACTGTGGGTCACCCTACTCACACCCCGGTTTGAGCTGTCGCCTCACTGCTGATCAGTGGTGCGGCCCAGTCCCACCAGATCGAGCACCACCGCCGCCGGACTGCCCGAGGCCGCCACCAGTGTGAGCGGCTGCTGATGGGCAGCCAGCTGGTCGCGGATCATATACAGCGCCCGCACGCCTCTGCTCGTCAGCAGCGTGACGTCGTCCAAGAGCACGGTCAGGCCGACGGTGCCGCCCTGTGCGGCGTCCGAGAGGTCAGCGGTGAACTGGTCGGCAGTCAGGGCATCCACCGCCCCCGTCACCGTGAGAGTGGCTCGGCCGGGTTCGTCGTAGCACTCGGCGCGGTAGGAGTGCGCCGCGACCGGCAACGAGCTGCTTCCGGGACTGGTGGAAGCAACCAGTGCAGGACGAGAAACCTTGTGCCGCAATGTCACGACGGTACCCTTGCCGGTCGGCCGGGGGACGCCGTCATGATCAATCGTGACCTTATCGA harbors:
- a CDS encoding SAM-dependent methyltransferase, which produces MARNSAARTAFGPMLLSAIEQHEPPARRLVDDDLAELFLPAPLRWLVHATAPAIFRRAFIAASERTGPGLWANLVCRKRFIGDKLAAALDDIDAMVILGAGLDTRAYRLTRQIRRPVFEVDLPVNIARKARTVRRVLGELPLSVRLVAVDFERDDLLTALAEHGYRTDYRVFFIWEGVTQYLTEDAVRATLEGLRPTATGSRMAFSYVRRDFIDGTDRYGSPTLYRSVRKRRQLWHFGIAPEEVSVFLEEYGWRLVEQVGPDELVERYVKPTGRTLPASQIEWSAYAEKI
- a CDS encoding ribonuclease J, with the protein product MNEELAPPGPLTAGGLRVTALGGISEIGRNMTVFEHLGRLLIIDCGVMFPTHDEPGVDLILPDLRHIEDRLDDIEALVLTHAHEDHIGAIPFLLRLRPDIPVVGSKFTLALVAAKCREHRIKPVFVEVKEGQSSRHGVFECEYFAVNHSIPDALAIAVYTGAGTVLHTGDIKLDQLPLDGRPTDLPGMSRLGDAGVDLFLCDSTNAEHPGVGPSESEIGPTLHRLIRGADGRVIVACFASNVDRVQQIIDAAVALGRRVSFVGRSMVRNMGIARELGFLRVADSDLIDIAAAEEMPADRVVLVTTGTQGEPMAALSRMSRGEHRSITLTAGDLIVLSSSLIPGNEEAVYGVIDALAKIGARVVTNAQARVHVSGHAYAGELLFLYNGVRPRHVMPVHGTWRHLRANAKLAASTGVPEESILVAENGVSVDLVAGKASIAGAVPVGKMFVDGLITGDVGEITLGERLILSSGFVAVTVVVQRGTGKPVVTPHLHSRGFSEDPKALEPVVRKVEAELEQLAANNVTDPIRIAQGVRRTVGKWVGETYRRQPMIVPTVLEV
- a CDS encoding putative quinol monooxygenase translates to MPVVVVATLTVKPESVDTVRDILTTAVEEVHGEPGCQLYSLHQSGETFVFVEQWADEEALKTHSTAPAVGKMFGAVGEHLAGAPDIKMLAPVPAGDADKGQIRA
- the dapA gene encoding 4-hydroxy-tetrahydrodipicolinate synthase — encoded protein: MSTVGFDAPARLGTLLTAMVTPFDADGAVDGAAAARVATHLVDQGCDGLVVSGTTGESPTTSDDEKRELLRVVLEAVGDRARIIAGAGTYDTAHSIKLAKTAAAEGAHGLLVVTPYYSRPPQRGLVAHFTAVADATELPVLLYDIPPRSVVPIEFDTLRALAAHPNIVGVKDAKADLHGAGQIIAETGLAYYSGDDALNLPWLAMGATGFISVISHLAAGQLRELLSAFNSGDVATARKINHSVGPLCNAMSRLGGVTLSKAGLRLQGIDAGDPRLPQVPATPEQLDALAADMRAASVLR
- a CDS encoding mycofactocin-coupled SDR family oxidoreductase encodes the protein MMTRPLEGKTVFITGAARGQGRAYAVRLAADGANVIAVDLCGRIDSVPYPLGTAEDLAQTVKLVHDAGGRIVARQGDVRDRDSLSTALQAGLDEFGRLDIVIANAGIAPMQSADAWGDVIDVNLTGAYHTVDVATPTMIEQGEGGSIVLISSAAGLAGVGSADAGSIGYTAAKHGLVGLMRLYANLLAPHNIRVNSVHPSGVDTPMINNEFIRRWLADLVGKSGRAPGMSNALPVQILQAEDIANAVAWLVSDQARYITGVTLPVDAGSVNKR